CGAAATCGGCGGTGGCCGTCCACTGCGGACCGGACCAGGCGCGCAGCAGACCCGCGAGGTTGGCCCCGTCGTCCTCGGTCAGCCACCGCTCCGGCGCCACCGGCACCTGGAAGCGGAACAGGTGCGCGAGCGCCCGTGCCTGGTTGGACCGCTTGCGCCGGAGCCCGGTCCGCGCGATCGCGCTGCGCAGGGCCAGCGGGTGCGCACCGCCGAGGACGGTCACCGACGCGACGACCCGGGGGTGCAGCGCGGCCGCCGTCCACGCCAGCAGCCCGCCCCAGGCGTGACCGACCAGGTGCGCCTGCCGTTCGCCGAGGGCCCGCACCAGGCCGGCGACGTCGCCCGCCAGCGTCCAGCCGTCGTAGCCGCGCGGCGGTTTGTCCGAATCGCCGTACCCGCGCAGATCGGCCGCGACCGCGTGGTAGCCCGCGTCGGCGAGGGCGGTGAGCTGGTGCCGCCAGGTCCACCAGAACTGCCCGAAACCGTGCAGGAACAACACCAGCGGCCCGTCCCCGGCCTCGGCGACGTGCAACCGGATTCCGTTCGCGGACACGTCGCGGTGCGCCCAGGGCCCGTCGATCCGGACGAGGGACGGGTCGGGCGGTGTCACGAGTGCGGCTGCGCGGTTCAGCTGTGTTCGGCGACGGTGTCCCGGCGCGGCTTGAGGGCCGCGGCGGTGTCCTTGACGCTGGTGATCGTGCGTTCCGGCGCCCGGATCTTCTTGACCTTTCGCCAGCCGAGGATCCCGAACAGCCCCGCGACCAGCAGCATCAGCAGGAACACGATCCCGAACGCGGCCCACCGCTTGAGCCATTCGGACAGCAGCTCACCGAGGAAGAAAAAGAAGAAGAACGAGCTGTAGAGCCCGATGACCCCGGCGATGATGAAGAAGACACTGCCCTTGACGCCCTTGCGGACCTCGCCGATGACCTCCGACCTGGCCAGCTCGACCTCGGCCCTGACCAGGGTGGACAGGTGCTGGGTGGCCTGGCTGACGAGGCTGCCGATCGACTGGCCGTCGGCCGCGGTCTCGGCCTCCGGGCTCAACGGGATGTAGGGCACGGCCCCGTGGGCATCCCGACCGTTGCGTTCGTGCTCCTGGCTGCTCACGGGGGTCATCGTGCCAGACAACCCCGGGAGCGGCTCGGTTAGTCCTCCTGCGCGGCGTGTACCTTGTTGCGCCGCAGCAGCACGGCCGCCCCGGTCAGCGAGCACACCGCGGAGGCCAGCAGCACGGCGGTGCGCGCCAGTTCACTCGCCTCGCCCTCCAGCGCGAGGTCGGCGATCAGCAGCGCCACCGTGAACCCGACGCCGCCGAGCAGCGACAACGCCGCGATGTCGCGCCAGCCGACCCCGCTCGGCCGCTCCGCGAGCCGCAGCTTCACCGCCGCGAAGCAGGCGCCGAAGATGCCGACCGCCTTGCCCGTGACCAGCCCGAGGAACACCGCCAGCGGCACCGCCTCGGTGAACACGCGGCCCAGCGAGTCGCCGCTGATCCTGATCCCGGCGGCGAACAGCGCGAACACCGGCACGGCGACGGCCGCCGACCACGGCTGCAGCCGGTGCTCCAGCCGGATCGCCGGCGCCTCCGCCTCGCCCGGGTCCGGTCGCACCCGAGTGAGCAGGCCCAGTGCGACACCGGCGATGGTCGCGTGCACCCCCGCCGAGTGCATCGCGACCCAGACGACGACGGCGAGCGGCACGTACACCCAGGGCGTGCGCACCCGCTTGTACTGCAACACCGCGAACAACGCCAGTGCGGCGACCGTCACCGCCGCTGCCACCAGGTCGAACTCGGTGGTGAACAGCACCGCGATGAGGATGATCGCGCCCAGGTCGTCGACCACGGCCAGGGACAGCAGGAACACCCGCGCGCTGCCCGGCAGGTTCGACGCGGTGAGCGCGAGCACGCCGAGCGCGAACGCGATGTCCGTCGCGGTCGGGATCGCCCAGGCCTGCGTCATCCCGGGTGCCCCGGCGCCCACGACGAGCGCGACCAGCGCCGGCACGACCATCCCGCCGAGCGCGGCGACGAGCGGCAGCAGCGCCTTCTTCGGCCGGGACAGCTCGCCGACCACCAGTTCCCGTTTGAGCTCGAGCCCGGCGACGTAGAAGAACAACGCCAGCAGGCCGTCCTTGGCCCAGTCGCCGACCGACAGGTTCAGGTGCAGCAGGTGCGGACCGAGGTGGAAGTCCCGCACCGCCCGGTAGGACCCGCTGATCGGGGAGTTGGCCCAGATCAGGGCGATCGCGGTGGCGGCGAGCAGGATCATGCCGCCGGTGGTTTCCGTGCGCAGGTAACGCACGAACTCGGCGGCGGGACGGCGCGGCTGGTCCACGAACGGCTCCTTGTGGGATCGGTCGGCTGACTCCTGCCGACCAGACTTCCCGGCGCACCAGGTTCCATCATACCTTACGGATCGGTAACCTATTCGCGCGAAAATGCCCTATCATGTCGCCGGCCAACGTTGTCTAGACCATAAGGACGTGGCGCTGTGACGACCTCCACCGAGGCGAAGCGGGACACACGGTTCTTCGGGCACCCGATCGGGCTCGCGAACCTGTTCGGCGTCGAGATGTGGGAACGCTTCTCGTTCTACGGGATGCTCGGCATCCTGCCGATCTACCTCTACTACTCGGTCGCCGAGGGCGGCCTCGAGATGCCGGAGGCCACCGCCACCAGCATCGTCGGGGCCTACGGCGGCCTGGTCTACCTGGCGACCATCGTGGGTGCCTGGACCGCCGACCGCGTGCTCGGGTCCGAGCGCACGCTGTTCTACAGCGCGGTGCTGATCATGATCGGGCACATCAGCCTCGCGCTGCTGCCCGGCTTCCTCGGGATCGGCGTTGGTCTCGCGTGCGTCGCGATCGGCAGCGGCGGGCTCAAGGGCAACGCCACCGCGGTCGTGGGAACGCTCTACGGCGAGAAGGACCAGCGGCGCGACGCCGGCTTCACGATCTTCTACATGGGGGTGAACCTCGGCGCTTTCGTCGGCCCGCTGCTCACCGGGCTGGCGCAGAGCGAGGTCGGGTTCCACCTCGGGTTCGGCCTCGCCGCGATCGGTATGGCGGTCGGCCTGACCCAGTACACGATCTTCCGGCGGAACCTGCCGGACACCGCCCGGGAGGTGCCCAACCCGCTGCCGGTGCAGCAGCGGCCGGCGGTCGGCGGGGTCCTGGTGGCACTGGTGGTCGTGATCGTGCTGGCCGTGCTCACCGGCATCATCACCGCGGCCAACCTGTCCGACGTGGTCGTCTGGATCGTCGGCCTCGCGGCCGTCGTCTACTTCGGGATCCTCCTGAGCAGCCGCAAGATCACTGCGCTCGAGCGGCGGCGGGTGCTGTCGTTCATCCCGATGTTCATCGCCAGCGCCGCGTTCTTCGCGCTCTACCAGCAGCAGTTCACCGTCGTCGCGATCTACTCCGACCAGCGGCTGGACCGGAACCTGTTCGGCTGGGAGATGCCGGTGAGCTGGGTGCAGTCGATCAACCCGGTGTTCATCCTCGTGCTGGCGCCGATCATCGCCGCGATCTGGACGAAACTCGGGGACCGGCAGCCGTCGTCGCCGGTGAAGTTCGCGCTCGGCACCTCGGTGATGGGCGTGGCGTTCCTGCTGTTCCTGCTCTTCGCCGGGGGCGCCGGCAACAGCACGCCGTTGCTCGCGCTGGCCGGGATCCTGCTGGTGTTCACCGTCGCGGAGCTGATGCTGTCGCCGATCGGGCTGTCGCTGTCGACGAAACTGGCGCCGGAGGCGTTCCGCACGCAGATGGTCGCGCTGAACTTCCTGTCGGTGTCGCTGGGGACTGCGCTGTCCGGTTCCCTGGCGCAGTACTACGGCACCGACCACGAGGCGTCCTACTTCGGCATCGTCGGCGCGGTGGCTGTCGTGATCGGGGTGGTGCTGGCGCTGATCAGCCCGTTCGTCCGGAAGCTGATGTGCGGTGTGCGCTAGCCGGTGGTGACGCCGAACAGCGTGCCGACGTAGTAGGTGATCAGCATCGTCAGGGCGCCGACCCCGACGTTGCGGATCACCGCGCGGCGGGCTCCGGCGTTGCCGAGGCGCGCGCTGGTGTAGCCGGTCAGCGCCAGCCCCACGACGACGGCGATCACGCACGTCCACACGCGCCAGCTGGTCGGTGGCAGAGCGATCGCGACCAGCGGGATGATCGCGCCGACGGTGAACGCGACCAGGGACGCCCACGCGGCCTGCCACGGGCTGGTGAGCTCGTCCGGGTCGATGCCGAGTTCGGCATCGGCGTGGGCCGCGAGGGCGTCCTTCCGGGTCAGCTCGCGAGCCACCTGCTCGGCCAGCTCCCGCGACAGGCCCTTCGCCTCGTAGATGTCGGCGAGTTCCTGTTCCTCGGCCTCGGGCATGGTCTTCAGTTCGTGCTTTTCCAGCCGGAGCGCGGCCTGTTCGGTATCGCGCTGAGTGCTCA
The sequence above is a segment of the Amycolatopsis viridis genome. Coding sequences within it:
- a CDS encoding phage holin family protein, with translation MSSQEHERNGRDAHGAVPYIPLSPEAETAADGQSIGSLVSQATQHLSTLVRAEVELARSEVIGEVRKGVKGSVFFIIAGVIGLYSSFFFFFFLGELLSEWLKRWAAFGIVFLLMLLVAGLFGILGWRKVKKIRAPERTITSVKDTAAALKPRRDTVAEHS
- the nhaA gene encoding Na+/H+ antiporter NhaA, with protein sequence MILLAATAIALIWANSPISGSYRAVRDFHLGPHLLHLNLSVGDWAKDGLLALFFYVAGLELKRELVVGELSRPKKALLPLVAALGGMVVPALVALVVGAGAPGMTQAWAIPTATDIAFALGVLALTASNLPGSARVFLLSLAVVDDLGAIILIAVLFTTEFDLVAAAVTVAALALFAVLQYKRVRTPWVYVPLAVVVWVAMHSAGVHATIAGVALGLLTRVRPDPGEAEAPAIRLEHRLQPWSAAVAVPVFALFAAGIRISGDSLGRVFTEAVPLAVFLGLVTGKAVGIFGACFAAVKLRLAERPSGVGWRDIAALSLLGGVGFTVALLIADLALEGEASELARTAVLLASAVCSLTGAAVLLRRNKVHAAQED
- a CDS encoding VIT1/CCC1 transporter family protein, whose amino-acid sequence is MTETRDSAEAHAHEPHHDSLGSRLNWLRAGVLGANDGIVSVAGIVVGVAGATTDHGAILMAGIAGLVAGALSMAGGEYVSVSTQRDTEQAALRLEKHELKTMPEAEEQELADIYEAKGLSRELAEQVARELTRKDALAAHADAELGIDPDELTSPWQAAWASLVAFTVGAIIPLVAIALPPTSWRVWTCVIAVVVGLALTGYTSARLGNAGARRAVIRNVGVGALTMLITYYVGTLFGVTTG
- a CDS encoding peptide MFS transporter, giving the protein MTTSTEAKRDTRFFGHPIGLANLFGVEMWERFSFYGMLGILPIYLYYSVAEGGLEMPEATATSIVGAYGGLVYLATIVGAWTADRVLGSERTLFYSAVLIMIGHISLALLPGFLGIGVGLACVAIGSGGLKGNATAVVGTLYGEKDQRRDAGFTIFYMGVNLGAFVGPLLTGLAQSEVGFHLGFGLAAIGMAVGLTQYTIFRRNLPDTAREVPNPLPVQQRPAVGGVLVALVVVIVLAVLTGIITAANLSDVVVWIVGLAAVVYFGILLSSRKITALERRRVLSFIPMFIASAAFFALYQQQFTVVAIYSDQRLDRNLFGWEMPVSWVQSINPVFILVLAPIIAAIWTKLGDRQPSSPVKFALGTSVMGVAFLLFLLFAGGAGNSTPLLALAGILLVFTVAELMLSPIGLSLSTKLAPEAFRTQMVALNFLSVSLGTALSGSLAQYYGTDHEASYFGIVGAVAVVIGVVLALISPFVRKLMCGVR
- a CDS encoding alpha/beta fold hydrolase; this translates as MTPPDPSLVRIDGPWAHRDVSANGIRLHVAEAGDGPLVLFLHGFGQFWWTWRHQLTALADAGYHAVAADLRGYGDSDKPPRGYDGWTLAGDVAGLVRALGERQAHLVGHAWGGLLAWTAAALHPRVVASVTVLGGAHPLALRSAIARTGLRRKRSNQARALAHLFRFQVPVAPERWLTEDDGANLAGLLRAWSGPQWTATADFDTSSALFREAMLIPGVAHSALEYYRWAFRAQFRGEGRRFATEVSARVPAPVLQIHGAADPCVLPETARASAPWRGPRSAMDELDGIGHFPHLEAPEPTTKALLDFLART